The following are encoded together in the Echeneis naucrates chromosome 9, fEcheNa1.1, whole genome shotgun sequence genome:
- the LOC115048856 gene encoding melanopsin-A-like, which translates to MWSTESMEPEKAHTQSNFFSKVDVPDHAHYIVALFVFVIGTLGIAGNALVMFAFYSNKKLRNLPNYFIMNLAVSDFLMAFTQSPIFFINCLYKEWVFGEMGCKMYAFCGALFGIASMINLLAISIDRYMVITKPLQAIRWSSKRRTALAILMVWLYSLAWSLAPLVGWSSYIPEGLMTSCTWDYVTYTLANRSYTMMLCCFVFFIPLGIISYCYLLMFLAIRKTSREVERLGTQVRKSTLIQQKSIRSEWKLAKIAFVVIVVYVLSWSPYACVTLISWAGHANILSPYSKAVPAIIAKASTIYNPFIYAIIHNKYRMTLAEKFPCLWFLSPTPRKECISSSSISESSFRDSIISRQSTASRKHFITAATNSADMVLRDVEMEALGRRSCDSLRSVSSYSPSCRGRSYKKHLERKNIMRKAAEKHPSTMTDSSSTCDHELVSSSLTIATLPLLVLTRRRSQSLTNDISDSRAGRHSIINRVNNLKSDSFDSLSFTKDPSANPRSPQCVPRIIVISPTSESSLMNHDSICLEDSVEAMENNVFVSLNFSSEVFEAVELLS; encoded by the exons ATGTGGTCCACTGAAAGCATGGAGCCTGAGAAAGCACACACCCAGAGCAACTTCTTCAGCAAGGTGGATGTGCCTGACCATGCTCACTACATCGTCGCTTTATTCGTCTTTGTCATTGGGACGCTGGGCATCGCTGGCAATGCTCTGGTTATGTTTGCCTTCTATAG TAACAAGAAGCTTCGGAACCTGCCTAACTACTTCATCATGAACTTGGCGGTTAGTGATTTCCTCATGGCCTTCACACAGTCACCCATTTTCTTCATCAACTGTCTCTACAAGGAATGGGTGTTTGGAGAGATGG GCTGTAAGATGTATGCATTCTGCGGCGCCCTGTTTGGCATTGCCTCCATGATAAACCTGCTGGCCATCTCAATAGATCGCTACATGGTCATTACCAAGCCATTGCAGGCAATACGCTGGAGCTCCAAGCGAAGAACTGCTCTGGCCATCCTCATGGTCTGGCTTTACTCTTTGGCCTGGAGTCTAGCTCCTCTAGTTGGCTGGA GTTCTTATATCCCTGAGGGCTTGATGACATCTTGTACATGGGATTATGTCACATATACATTGGCAAACCGGAGCTACACCATGatgctgtgctgttttgttttctttattccgCTGGGAATCATCTCTTACTGTTATCTCCTAATGTTTTTGGCCATAAGGAAAACTAGCAG GGAAGTGGAGCGTCTCGGCACGCAGGTGAGGAAATCCACCCTCATCCAGCAAAAGTCCATCAGGAGTGAATGGAAGTTGGCAAAGATCgcttttgttgtcattgtggtTTATGTCCTGTCATGGTCCCCTTACGCCTGTGTCACTCTGATTTCCTGGGCTGG ACATGCCAACATCTTGTCGCCATACTCCAAGGCCGTCCCTGCAATCATAGCTAAAGCCTCCACCATCTACAATCCTTTCATCTATGCTATTATACACAACAAATACAG GATGACTCTGGCGGAGAAGTTTCCCTGCCTTTGGTTTTTGTCTCCTACTCCTCGGAAGGAgtgcatctcctcctcctccatcagtgAGTCCTCTTTCAGAGACTCCATCATCAGCAGACAGTCCACAGCGTCAAGGAAACACTTCATTACAGCTGCTACCAACTCCGCAGACATG GTCTTGAGGGATGTAGAGATGGAGGCTTTGGGCAGGAGGTCATGTGATTCCCTCAGAAGTGTGTCTTCATACAGTCCGTCTTGCAGAGGGAGGTCttacaaaaaacatttagagCGAAAGAACATCATGAGAAAGGCAGCAGAGaag CATCCATCTACCATGACTGATTCATCCAGCACCTGTGACCATGAATTGGTCTCCAGCTCGCTGACCATCGCCACTCTCCCTCTACTAGTTCTTACCAGGAGGCGCAGCCAGAGTTTGACCAATGATATTTCAGATTCTAGGGCGGGGAGACACAGCATCATCAATAGGGTCAACAACCTCAAGAGCGACTCTTTTGATTCCCTCAGTTTCACAAAAGACCCGTCTGCCAATCCGAGGTCACCTCAGTGTGTCCCACGCATAATTGTCATCAGTCCCACTTCTGAAAGCAGCCTCATGAACCATGACAGCATCTGCCTGGAGGACAGTGTTGAGGCAATGGAGaacaatgtttttgtcagtctgaACTTTTCATCTGAAGTTTTTGAAGCAGTGGAGCTTCTCTCTTGA